The Metabacillus schmidteae genome includes a region encoding these proteins:
- a CDS encoding Ger(x)C family spore germination protein, which yields MYKKLLIIICMLLFTSGCWSKKDLNELAIVTAIGIDKSEDGYSVSIQVLNPSELAGNTSSGRTEVVRFIKSGETVMEALRKLTTDTPRRIYLAHLREVVFGEELARDGIGKALDFLSRDHEMRTDFYITVAKGSTAADILNIQTAIEKVPANKLFNALENSENVWAAAKTVKLDELINSVVSKGKEPVLTGIYHYGNAEVGSSIENVHNVSPETGLRLDYLAVFKKDKLIGWLNMDESKGFNYITDNIKNTVVTTESEGGKVTIETLRSKTKVKGKVVKGKPVIDISISPEGNIADVESNIDLSKPENIEKLEKGYSENVKEKVQTSIQKVQTEFQSDIFGFGEAIHRADPKAWKTLEKNWDEHFTNLDVQVHVKADIRRLGTITESFQKKIEE from the coding sequence ATGTACAAGAAGTTACTCATTATCATTTGCATGCTTCTTTTCACTTCCGGTTGCTGGAGTAAAAAAGATTTAAACGAACTTGCTATTGTTACAGCCATAGGTATAGATAAATCAGAAGATGGTTATTCGGTTTCGATTCAAGTATTAAATCCGTCAGAACTTGCTGGTAATACAAGCTCTGGTCGAACGGAAGTTGTCAGATTTATTAAATCAGGTGAAACCGTAATGGAAGCATTACGTAAGCTTACAACCGATACTCCAAGACGTATTTATTTAGCACATCTTCGTGAGGTTGTTTTTGGAGAAGAACTAGCTAGAGACGGAATAGGTAAAGCACTCGATTTTCTTTCAAGAGATCATGAAATGAGAACTGACTTTTATATCACTGTTGCAAAAGGTTCCACTGCTGCAGATATCCTAAATATCCAAACAGCAATTGAAAAGGTACCGGCAAATAAATTGTTTAACGCACTAGAAAACTCTGAGAATGTTTGGGCAGCAGCAAAGACAGTTAAGTTGGATGAATTAATTAACAGTGTTGTTAGTAAAGGAAAAGAACCTGTTTTAACCGGTATTTATCATTATGGAAATGCAGAAGTCGGAAGCAGTATCGAAAATGTACATAATGTTTCACCCGAAACAGGACTAAGACTTGATTATCTTGCTGTTTTTAAGAAAGATAAACTAATTGGTTGGTTAAATATGGATGAAAGCAAAGGATTTAACTATATAACAGATAATATTAAAAATACAGTGGTAACCACTGAATCAGAAGGTGGCAAAGTAACAATTGAAACATTGCGTTCTAAAACCAAAGTAAAGGGAAAAGTGGTAAAAGGTAAACCCGTTATCGATATTTCTATTTCACCTGAAGGAAATATCGCTGATGTGGAAAGTAATATCGATTTATCAAAACCTGAAAATATCGAAAAATTAGAAAAAGGGTATAGTGAGAATGTGAAAGAAAAAGTACAAACCTCTATTCAAAAGGTCCAAACTGAATTCCAAAGTGATATTTTCGGGTTTGGAGAAGCCATTCATCGAGCCGATCCAAAGGCTTGGAAAACACTAGAGAAAAATTGGGATGAACATTTCACAAATTTAGACGTTCAAGTTCATGTCAAAGCAGATATTCGGAGACTAGGGACAATCACTGAGTCATTCCAGAAAAAGATAGAGGAGTAA
- a CDS encoding spore germination protein — protein sequence MRTRIPKPLSNLIKEKQNKRFDERLSAIQEINPRSQDQKNVEFISPNLKWNLEYIKKTIGNSSDIVIRHFKAGQSGQVEIGVIFTDGLADKTFVQDFVLDTLMVQIRSADVDHPIHSDLFEFIKSQSLPTGEIKEVIHFETLFFHFLSGDTILIIDGFPKCLAIGSRGWVDRGVQEPSSQTVVRGPKDGFSETLRTNTALIRRRIKDPNLWLETKQLGKKTKTDVAIMYLKGVANDKSVKEVHIRLDKIKIDAILESGYIEELIQDSTFTPFPTVFNTERPDTVAAAILEGRIAIIVDGTPFVLIVPALLINFFQASEDYYQRADIATLIRLLRYLAFFLALLTPSAYIAVTTFHQEMLPTPLLISLAAQRDGVPFPAIVEAILMEMTFEILREAGVRMPRAVGSAISIVGALVIGQAAVEAGIVTATMVIVVSLTAMSSFVSPTFNMGIAVRILRFGFMILAGTFGLFGIILGLIAMVLHLSSLRSFGIPYLSPNAPFILDDQKDNFLRFPHWALFSRPRLINQTDTDREDTPSPKPPTS from the coding sequence TTGAGAACTCGAATTCCTAAACCATTATCTAATTTAATAAAAGAAAAACAAAATAAAAGATTTGATGAAAGATTGTCTGCCATCCAAGAGATAAATCCGAGATCTCAAGATCAAAAGAATGTAGAATTTATCTCACCCAACCTTAAATGGAACTTAGAGTATATAAAGAAAACAATTGGAAACAGCTCTGATATTGTTATTAGACATTTTAAGGCTGGACAAAGTGGACAAGTGGAAATCGGTGTTATTTTTACTGATGGTTTAGCTGACAAGACATTTGTTCAAGATTTTGTTTTAGACACACTTATGGTTCAAATTAGAAGTGCAGATGTTGATCATCCTATTCATTCAGATTTGTTTGAATTTATCAAGAGTCAATCTCTTCCGACCGGGGAAATCAAAGAAGTCATTCATTTTGAAACTCTTTTTTTCCACTTTTTATCTGGCGATACTATTTTAATAATTGACGGATTCCCTAAATGCTTAGCAATCGGCTCTAGAGGCTGGGTTGATCGCGGAGTACAGGAACCCTCTTCTCAAACAGTTGTTAGGGGCCCAAAGGATGGTTTTTCTGAAACATTAAGAACGAATACAGCATTAATAAGACGTCGGATTAAGGATCCAAATCTTTGGCTTGAGACGAAACAGCTTGGCAAAAAAACAAAAACAGATGTGGCCATTATGTATCTAAAAGGTGTGGCTAACGACAAGAGTGTAAAAGAAGTTCATATCCGTTTAGATAAGATTAAAATAGATGCCATCCTTGAGAGTGGATATATAGAAGAACTGATACAAGATAGTACGTTTACTCCCTTTCCAACAGTCTTTAATACAGAACGTCCTGATACTGTTGCAGCAGCCATCTTGGAAGGAAGAATAGCTATTATTGTTGACGGAACTCCATTCGTTTTAATTGTTCCTGCTCTATTAATCAATTTTTTCCAAGCAAGTGAGGATTATTATCAGAGAGCTGACATTGCGACACTTATTCGATTACTTCGATATCTTGCCTTTTTTCTTGCGTTACTTACACCTTCAGCTTATATTGCGGTAACAACCTTTCATCAGGAAATGCTGCCTACTCCTTTACTCATAAGTCTGGCAGCACAGAGAGATGGAGTACCATTTCCTGCGATTGTTGAGGCGATCCTTATGGAGATGACATTTGAAATATTACGTGAAGCCGGAGTGCGAATGCCTAGAGCTGTTGGTTCTGCAATCTCAATTGTTGGAGCACTTGTTATTGGGCAGGCAGCTGTTGAAGCTGGCATTGTCACCGCTACAATGGTTATTGTTGTTTCCTTAACAGCAATGAGCAGCTTTGTTTCTCCAACCTTTAATATGGGTATTGCTGTGCGTATACTTCGTTTTGGATTTATGATTCTTGCTGGAACATTCGGGCTATTTGGCATTATTTTAGGTTTAATTGCCATGGTCCTTCATCTTAGCAGTTTGAGGTCTTTCGGGATTCCATATTTATCTCCGAATGCACCATTTATATTAGATGATCAAAAAGATAATTTTTTACGATTTCCACATTGGGCATTATTTTCGCGTCCACGATTAATAAATCAAACGGATACGGATCGAGAGGATACACCTTCTCCGAAACCACCTACTAGTTAG
- a CDS encoding glycerol-3-phosphate responsive antiterminator gives MQKILPAFSSIKQFERFLVSDYQIGVFLETHISQLANLHKLADQHNKKIIYHVDLIHGLKSDDFAAEYLCQEYRPYGLISTKSNVILKAKQKGVVAIQRMFLIDSHALERSYRLVEKTKPDFIEVLPGAMPWMIKEVKERTQTKILAGGLIRTAEEVEKALEAGADAITTSKKELWNFEK, from the coding sequence ATGCAAAAAATTTTACCGGCTTTCTCATCTATCAAACAATTCGAACGATTTCTGGTCAGTGACTATCAGATTGGTGTTTTTTTAGAAACGCATATTTCACAATTGGCCAATCTTCATAAGTTGGCAGATCAGCACAATAAAAAAATCATTTATCATGTGGACTTAATTCATGGATTGAAAAGTGATGACTTTGCGGCAGAGTACCTTTGTCAGGAGTATAGACCTTACGGGCTTATCTCCACAAAATCAAATGTCATTTTAAAGGCAAAGCAAAAAGGTGTGGTTGCCATTCAAAGGATGTTTCTAATCGATTCACATGCCCTGGAACGAAGCTATCGCTTAGTGGAGAAAACAAAACCGGATTTTATTGAAGTATTACCAGGTGCGATGCCGTGGATGATCAAAGAGGTAAAGGAACGTACACAGACAAAAATACTGGCAGGCGGGTTAATTCGGACTGCTGAAGAAGTAGAAAAAGCACTTGAAGCGGGAGCAGATGCAATTACAACATCAAAAAAAGAGCTTTGGAACTTCGAAAAGTAG
- a CDS encoding alpha/beta hydrolase: MRSESWLSMSDAHQVFVCKWEEKSVEPKAVVQVAHGMAEHIKRYESFAMFLNSNGIIVIGHDHRGHGQTGEKNGVYGFFAESDGFERAVDDMKEVYDHIKGQYPELPVFLMGHSMGSFLVRRFVQRFQVKLAGVILSGTGGNPGFILKIAKKLAKIQVKKWGNRAESPFLQKLTTGSYNKKFKNANTKYEWLTRDSEQVTTYLNDPYCGKVGTTGFFQDLYYGLDMIHRDEEIAKIDKNLPFFLFSGDMDPVGSYTKGVNEMIKQLRKHDIKHIDFKFYENGRHEMLNEVNREAVCEDIYQWMKKNVNLH, encoded by the coding sequence ATGAGAAGTGAAAGCTGGTTATCTATGTCTGATGCACATCAAGTGTTTGTGTGTAAATGGGAAGAGAAGTCGGTTGAGCCAAAAGCGGTCGTACAGGTTGCTCATGGAATGGCAGAGCATATTAAACGGTATGAATCTTTTGCTATGTTTCTCAATTCCAACGGTATTATTGTAATAGGACATGATCATCGAGGTCATGGACAGACAGGTGAAAAAAATGGTGTCTATGGTTTTTTTGCCGAAAGTGACGGATTTGAAAGAGCAGTTGATGACATGAAGGAGGTTTATGATCACATAAAAGGTCAGTATCCTGAGTTACCTGTTTTCCTTATGGGACACAGTATGGGTTCTTTTTTAGTTCGACGATTTGTACAGCGTTTCCAGGTTAAACTTGCGGGGGTTATTTTATCTGGTACTGGTGGGAATCCAGGCTTTATCTTGAAGATTGCAAAGAAATTAGCAAAAATCCAGGTCAAAAAGTGGGGAAATCGTGCAGAAAGCCCTTTTCTTCAAAAATTAACAACTGGAAGCTATAATAAAAAATTCAAAAATGCCAATACAAAGTATGAATGGCTGACACGTGATTCTGAACAAGTAACAACATATTTAAATGATCCGTATTGTGGAAAAGTAGGCACAACAGGCTTTTTCCAAGATTTATACTATGGGCTTGATATGATTCACAGGGATGAAGAAATAGCTAAGATAGACAAAAACCTGCCATTTTTTCTGTTTAGTGGAGATATGGATCCTGTAGGGAGTTATACAAAAGGTGTAAACGAAATGATAAAGCAATTAAGAAAACATGATATAAAGCATATCGATTTTAAGTTTTATGAAAATGGTCGTCATGAAATGTTAAATGAAGTGAACCGTGAGGCAGTATGTGAAGATATCTATCAATGGATGAAAAAAAACGTAAATTTGCACTAA
- a CDS encoding chemotaxis protein CheX, with product MSTTVSNALEDLNGSTIESVKQILPITYENITAPVICSELTCHFGVLVGITGSIKGKVLYKSDVDFFSFVGELMFGMALEGDMLKSFAGELGNMISGGLCTNIFSKGMTIDITAPTIIEGKMTLSGFKEAIEIEMTFQNGKKLEIGLMID from the coding sequence TTGAGTACGACTGTATCAAACGCATTAGAAGATCTGAATGGATCAACGATAGAGTCCGTAAAACAGATTCTTCCGATTACATATGAAAATATAACAGCGCCTGTCATTTGTTCAGAGTTAACATGTCACTTTGGTGTCCTGGTTGGGATAACGGGCTCAATAAAAGGTAAGGTACTCTATAAGTCTGATGTTGATTTTTTCAGTTTTGTCGGAGAATTAATGTTTGGCATGGCACTAGAAGGTGATATGTTAAAATCATTTGCTGGTGAACTTGGCAATATGATTTCAGGTGGACTATGTACAAATATTTTTTCAAAGGGAATGACAATTGATATTACAGCACCAACGATTATAGAGGGTAAAATGACACTTTCCGGTTTTAAAGAAGCAATTGAAATAGAAATGACATTTCAGAACGGTAAAAAACTGGAGATCGGATTAATGATTGACTAA
- a CDS encoding SGNH/GDSL hydrolase family protein, producing the protein MKQQKILFIGDSITASGKREDPEKIGVSYVRIIHDYLLTTYPEKVYNIVNKGISGNRITDLAARWQKDVIEHNPDYLSISIGINDVWRQLDRPEIEQITVEKFEQVYKELLTKVKEHTNAHIIIMEPTVIEEKLQAPGNQLLKEYVKVVNDMSKQFEATLVPTHQAFVKYLEGNKGYNLTTDGVHMNSAGNMLMATTWLKAVEEQLK; encoded by the coding sequence ATGAAGCAACAGAAAATACTTTTTATTGGTGACAGTATTACGGCATCTGGAAAGCGAGAGGATCCGGAAAAAATTGGCGTAAGTTATGTAAGAATCATTCACGATTACCTGCTCACAACGTATCCAGAGAAAGTATATAACATTGTAAACAAGGGAATCAGCGGGAACCGCATAACAGACTTGGCCGCAAGATGGCAAAAAGATGTCATTGAACATAACCCTGACTATCTCTCCATTTCAATTGGAATTAATGATGTTTGGAGACAACTAGATCGCCCTGAAATTGAACAGATAACTGTGGAGAAATTTGAACAAGTTTACAAAGAACTACTAACCAAGGTAAAAGAACATACAAACGCACACATTATTATAATGGAACCAACAGTAATTGAAGAAAAGTTACAGGCTCCTGGAAATCAACTGCTAAAAGAATATGTTAAAGTTGTTAATGATATGTCAAAACAATTCGAAGCAACACTCGTCCCAACTCATCAAGCCTTTGTAAAGTATTTAGAAGGAAATAAAGGCTACAACTTAACAACAGACGGAGTACATATGAACTCTGCAGGTAACATGCTGATGGCCACAACATGGTTAAAAGCAGTCGAAGAGCAGTTGAAGTAA
- a CDS encoding coiled-coil domain-containing protein — protein MNYNRYIGKNTDCTRETKVGKRMSKKKLVIMNLVVMIGLGSSFAIPSANAETEERTEIQENIKSTTQGVEQIQQELAELKKKSERVDAAINDNSNKIKETESKIKTTQDEVSAMEDEIAELEESIKERTEVLKQRAISYQHSGGNVEYIDVLLGSSSFSDFVNRAMAVGKIVEADRAMIQQQEADEQELNEKKVSKVEALSDLEAMKSELHGMQEHILSQKQENDTLREQLKNEESAKLAALNSLKQKEANIAAQEAASAAIAQGSSNDDSSSESVQLAKGSSSKTVDTSKTADSSKTVESTPVNPNGTVNDLIRAGYKYIGNSVYVFGGGRNSYDVANGRFDCSGFVHWAFSTIGVSVGASTDSLKYAGKQVSTSNMQPGDLVFFNTYKTDGHVGIYVGGGKFIGSQSSTGVAIANMSSGYWAEKFNGRVVRVSM, from the coding sequence ATGAATTATAATAGATACATAGGAAAAAATACTGATTGTACGAGAGAAACGAAAGTAGGGAAGAGAATGTCGAAAAAGAAACTAGTTATCATGAATTTAGTAGTCATGATCGGATTAGGAAGTTCATTTGCTATTCCTTCGGCTAACGCTGAAACGGAAGAACGTACAGAAATTCAGGAAAATATAAAAAGTACTACTCAGGGAGTAGAGCAAATCCAACAAGAGTTAGCAGAGCTGAAAAAGAAAAGTGAACGTGTTGATGCGGCAATAAATGATAACTCAAATAAAATAAAAGAAACTGAATCAAAAATAAAAACAACTCAAGATGAAGTTTCAGCAATGGAAGATGAAATAGCAGAACTAGAAGAATCTATTAAAGAGAGAACAGAAGTTTTAAAACAACGCGCAATTTCTTACCAACACAGTGGTGGTAATGTAGAATATATTGATGTATTACTAGGTTCTTCTAGTTTTAGTGATTTTGTTAATCGCGCAATGGCAGTTGGAAAGATTGTGGAAGCTGACCGTGCAATGATTCAACAACAAGAAGCTGACGAACAGGAATTAAATGAAAAGAAGGTTTCAAAAGTTGAAGCGCTTTCTGATTTAGAAGCGATGAAATCAGAATTACACGGTATGCAGGAACACATTCTTTCTCAAAAACAGGAAAATGATACATTAAGAGAGCAGCTGAAGAATGAAGAATCAGCCAAGCTTGCTGCACTCAATAGCCTTAAGCAAAAAGAAGCTAACATAGCTGCTCAAGAGGCTGCATCTGCAGCAATCGCCCAAGGATCTTCAAATGATGATTCCTCTTCAGAATCTGTTCAATTAGCAAAAGGAAGTTCTTCAAAAACTGTTGATACTTCTAAAACTGCCGATTCTTCAAAAACTGTTGAATCAACTCCTGTAAATCCGAATGGAACAGTGAATGATTTAATTCGTGCCGGCTATAAGTATATTGGTAACTCAGTATATGTATTTGGTGGCGGAAGAAATTCTTATGATGTAGCAAACGGCCGTTTCGATTGCTCCGGGTTTGTACATTGGGCATTCTCTACTATCGGTGTAAGCGTAGGTGCAAGCACTGACTCACTTAAATATGCAGGTAAACAGGTTTCAACGAGTAATATGCAACCTGGTGACTTAGTATTCTTTAACACTTACAAAACAGATGGACATGTCGGCATCTATGTAGGTGGAGGCAAATTTATCGGATCCCAAAGCTCAACTGGTGTTGCAATTGCAAATATGTCTAGCGGTTATTGGGCAGAAAAATTTAACGGACGTGTAGTACGCGTAAGCATGTAA
- a CDS encoding GTP-binding protein: MIKRKVPVTVLSGYLGAGKTTLLNHILMNRENRRIAVIVNDMSEVNIDASLIKQGGFTRAEEKLVELQNGCICCTLREDLIVEVKKLVNQGDIDYLVIESTGISEPIPVAQTFSYIDEGLGINLTDICILDAMITVVDANRFWHDFASGETLLDRKEATDESDTREVVDLLIDQVEFANILLLNKTDLVNKEDVEELRAVIHKLNPTAKIIETSFSKVAMSEILETNLFDFEEASQAAGWIQELVNEHIPETEEYGISSFVYKKKRPFHPVRLMTWLENWPVDVVRAKGFFWLASRNDVTGLLSQAGPSITIQGAGEWIASYPKDEQEEMLKEEPELHEKWDNQYGDRMTELVMIGIDMNHDEIVASLNQCILTDEEMQQDWSQFTDPLPAFTEVN; encoded by the coding sequence ATGATTAAAAGAAAAGTTCCTGTAACTGTGTTAAGCGGATATTTAGGTGCAGGGAAAACAACATTATTAAATCATATTTTAATGAACAGGGAAAATAGGCGAATCGCTGTTATTGTTAATGATATGAGTGAAGTTAATATTGATGCCTCACTTATTAAACAAGGTGGTTTTACGAGGGCGGAAGAAAAGCTTGTAGAACTTCAAAATGGATGTATATGTTGCACACTTCGAGAAGATCTCATTGTTGAAGTGAAAAAGCTTGTAAACCAAGGTGATATTGATTATTTAGTTATAGAATCTACTGGTATATCAGAACCAATACCAGTGGCACAAACTTTTTCTTATATTGATGAGGGGCTTGGTATTAATTTAACTGATATTTGTATACTTGATGCAATGATTACGGTTGTAGATGCAAACAGGTTTTGGCATGATTTTGCTTCAGGTGAGACATTGCTGGATCGCAAAGAAGCGACAGATGAATCTGATACGAGAGAAGTTGTTGATTTGCTCATTGACCAAGTGGAATTTGCTAACATTTTACTATTAAATAAAACCGATTTGGTAAATAAAGAAGATGTTGAAGAATTACGTGCAGTAATCCATAAATTGAACCCAACAGCAAAAATAATTGAAACTAGTTTTTCGAAGGTAGCTATGTCTGAAATTTTAGAAACAAATCTCTTTGATTTTGAAGAAGCAAGTCAAGCTGCTGGATGGATCCAAGAGCTTGTAAATGAACATATACCTGAAACAGAGGAGTATGGGATTTCTTCATTTGTATATAAGAAGAAGCGTCCATTTCATCCAGTAAGATTGATGACATGGCTGGAAAACTGGCCAGTAGATGTTGTTCGGGCAAAAGGATTTTTTTGGCTCGCATCTAGAAACGATGTGACAGGTCTTCTTTCACAGGCTGGACCTTCCATTACAATTCAAGGTGCAGGTGAATGGATTGCGTCTTATCCAAAGGATGAACAAGAGGAAATGTTGAAAGAGGAACCAGAATTACATGAAAAATGGGACAATCAATACGGTGATCGCATGACGGAATTAGTGATGATTGGGATTGATATGAACCATGATGAAATTGTAGCATCTCTTAATCAATGCATATTAACAGATGAAGAAATGCAACAAGACTGGTCTCAGTTTACTGACCCTCTACCAGCCTTTACAGAGGTAAATTAA
- the rpmG gene encoding 50S ribosomal protein L33, with translation MRVKITLACTETGDRNYITTKNKRNNPDRIELKKYSPRLKRYTLHRETK, from the coding sequence ATGAGAGTAAAAATTACATTGGCATGCACAGAAACAGGAGATCGTAATTACATCACAACAAAAAATAAGCGGAACAATCCTGATCGAATTGAATTGAAAAAATATTCTCCGAGGTTAAAAAGATATACATTACATCGTGAAACAAAATAG
- a CDS encoding DUF4430 domain-containing protein — protein sequence MVLNKARNLFLSLLLVFTYVVSVSPTNAFAEELVEQNEIISVIGKDNEVLLDDTNYTYSENTTAFDVLLQTVGEENVEYSESQYGVYIEGINGVKPGEKEPYYWAFYINGVSSQVGAGSYVVQEGDRLSFVYTNWEETPENSASISIIGEQESEILLEPMSVSFIHEPTAFDLLKTAYGVENIEYTTSEYGVMVTGLGGVPQEDPYYWMLYVNDELASVGIDSYKLQNGDQISLRYESWETPSEDPVEEEHEQSEQNEETEKPVEEENKLEPFNKEVFNNSVNLASEYVLENEIGDWQAIALKKAGKTIPNTYLTNLKKQVNDSQGSFARITDYERLTLGILAAGEDPTNFEGYNLVESIYNGNVTKQGLNGVAYALIALDSADFSIPSSAKWNQEKLVNELIKNQNSDGGWSWSGDAASDVDTTAMVLTALAPYQTKVKESIDKAVLYLSNQYQSSKIDNSSTAAQVVIALSALSIDAHSDDFTNEGISLINYLLSFQNKDGGFDWQGGDESDSFSTDQAYRGLVAYQLLGDSSLYHFSLNKGNSPEPIDENEETPQSSEQPDSKEEAPKSADDEESIETINQPNPVEKVDSPSKGNPLPNTATSNYNLIIVGMILVAIGAIVLVYRKQQMNKG from the coding sequence ATGGTACTAAATAAGGCTAGAAATCTATTTCTATCTTTATTACTTGTGTTTACGTATGTTGTAAGTGTGTCCCCTACTAATGCTTTTGCTGAAGAATTAGTAGAACAAAATGAAATCATTTCGGTTATTGGTAAGGACAATGAAGTCTTGCTTGATGACACAAACTATACATATTCTGAGAATACTACTGCTTTTGACGTACTATTGCAAACGGTAGGAGAAGAAAATGTAGAATATAGTGAATCTCAATATGGAGTATATATTGAGGGGATAAACGGTGTAAAACCCGGCGAAAAAGAACCATATTATTGGGCATTTTATATAAACGGCGTCTCATCACAAGTAGGTGCAGGGAGTTATGTTGTTCAAGAAGGAGATCGTCTAAGTTTTGTTTACACAAACTGGGAAGAGACTCCGGAAAATAGTGCATCTATAAGTATTATTGGAGAACAAGAAAGTGAAATATTGCTAGAGCCAATGAGTGTTTCTTTTATTCACGAACCAACAGCCTTTGACCTATTAAAGACAGCTTATGGTGTAGAGAATATCGAATATACCACCTCTGAATATGGTGTAATGGTTACTGGTCTTGGAGGAGTTCCTCAAGAAGATCCTTATTACTGGATGTTGTATGTAAATGACGAGTTAGCTTCAGTAGGAATTGACAGCTACAAGCTTCAAAATGGTGATCAAATTTCATTAAGATACGAATCATGGGAAACTCCATCTGAGGATCCAGTAGAGGAAGAACATGAACAAAGTGAACAGAATGAAGAAACAGAAAAACCGGTTGAAGAAGAAAACAAGCTTGAACCATTTAATAAAGAAGTATTTAATAACAGTGTTAATTTAGCAAGTGAGTATGTATTAGAAAATGAAATTGGTGACTGGCAAGCAATTGCTCTTAAGAAAGCAGGTAAAACGATACCAAACACGTATCTTACCAATCTAAAAAAACAGGTTAATGATAGCCAAGGTAGTTTTGCCAGAATAACAGATTATGAAAGATTGACATTAGGTATTTTAGCTGCCGGTGAAGATCCAACAAATTTCGAAGGCTATAATCTAGTAGAGTCCATTTATAATGGAAATGTTACAAAGCAGGGACTAAATGGTGTAGCATATGCCCTTATCGCTCTGGATAGTGCTGATTTTTCAATTCCATCTTCAGCAAAGTGGAATCAAGAAAAACTGGTAAATGAATTAATAAAAAATCAAAATAGTGATGGAGGCTGGTCTTGGAGCGGAGATGCAGCAAGTGATGTTGATACAACTGCAATGGTTTTAACTGCTCTAGCACCTTATCAAACCAAAGTTAAAGAATCTATAGATAAAGCGGTATTATACTTGTCAAATCAGTATCAGTCATCAAAAATCGATAATAGTTCAACCGCAGCTCAAGTGGTGATTGCCTTATCAGCACTCTCAATTGATGCTCATAGTGATGATTTTACAAATGAAGGTATCAGTTTAATTAATTATCTCTTATCATTCCAAAACAAAGATGGCGGATTTGATTGGCAAGGTGGGGATGAGAGTGATTCATTCTCAACAGATCAAGCATATAGAGGTTTAGTAGCTTATCAGTTATTAGGTGATAGTTCTCTATATCATTTCTCACTTAATAAGGGAAATTCACCTGAACCAATAGATGAAAACGAAGAGACTCCTCAAAGTAGTGAACAGCCAGATAGTAAAGAAGAGGCACCTAAAAGTGCGGATGATGAAGAGTCAATTGAGACAATAAATCAGCCAAACCCAGTGGAAAAAGTAGATTCACCAAGTAAAGGTAATCCTCTTCCTAATACAGCGACATCAAACTATAATCTGATAATTGTAGGTATGATTCTCGTTGCAATTGGAGCTATTGTGCTTGTTTATCGTAAGCAGCAAATGAATAAAGGATAG